A region of the Manduca sexta isolate Smith_Timp_Sample1 chromosome 5, JHU_Msex_v1.0, whole genome shotgun sequence genome:
TAGTCGACTCGCACCGCGCACGCATTACATCTACGCCACCGTAACAgtcttaaaacaatatactataaatacCACACAACACCCTAAACCCATGATAttgaaaaaaagaaacaacaaCGTGACCGTAACATCTTAAATCGCCAATAAAAGCCGTAATTACATTCGTATGCAAATCACATAATAACCAGTTTCCCCGTGTGTTAATGTCAAGGATTCCAATTGGCACAGATGACGTGATGATACGTCTGGGACCGTTCGTGTTTACGCGATCGGTTAACGTCACACGTATATGCACGTTGTGGAGGCAACATTCGATCGAGGTCCATATCGGTTGTAGTTCCTGATAATTTATGAATCAATACGAGCCCTTTATTGGTGAAAAATTTCAATTAACACAAGCATGAGCGGTCTGTTACCACTTTCGCATAAAACTAGCATTGTTTTTCGACTCGCAGTTAAGTATTGCCGCTAACGAACTCGACAACAAAagataaacaaacacacatcacgcctttatcttatgggataggcagaggtgcaaccagggcatcaaCTTTGAGGCTTGTCTGGTCCGTCCCTTGATTTGATAGGGGCGGggctatcgtcatatcgggcacaaattcccgactccaggctgatatttACAAACTAAAGCTTCGACTGTGACACCCCGCCGGGTTGGAGGATGAAGGGTGTGGTTTAAAGAGTGATTTACAGTCCGattgtcatttaataaaatggCGTCACAAGGTAGAAACCCAAGTCCTTTTTGTTATACAGGCACGCTAAAGTGACGTCTCTGCACCTGTTGGTAAGTGAAATGgatccaataaaatatcgaatgaacgagagatgattacccctcggcagtcgacacaattatgccggcttattggaaccggatgtCCTTTTTTGTCCCATTCCCCTACTAGAATTTAAACCATCGACCTAATCATTGGACCACACATTTTCAGATGCCAAGGGGCAGATCAGTACAGTGTCTGCTGCGGATCAGCGCCAAACTTCCCTTCCAGTGGCGACTGCAAGGCTTCCGTTTCCGCCTTCCCGCCAGATCCCAAGTCCAAGTGCTGCGGTGTAGACAGCAGAGTCGGGAACAAAATCATTGGTGAGTGATTGTAAACTTTCTAATTCAATCTAAAATGTCACTTCTTACAAATCTGCCCCTTTTAAGCTGGCAACGTATCGTATCACTTCTAATTTGCTCTGGAACAATGTTCTAATATGTGACTATCTAATAATGTGACCGTGCCTCTAGTGGCCTAGGGTGCCCTTGCTCTTCATTGAGGAAGGTGCTGTAttgtattttcttatatatgCACGTCAAAATGACTTCACTAATCTTGGTGGTAAAGGAGAGATGTTCAAATAAGAATATCAATGGCAaacgatgattacccctcgagaATCGACACAATCATAATAACCTGTTCTAAGCGATTGACGCCAAATCTTTTCAGGTGGAAATGCGACAGACGTAGACCAATACCCATGGTTGACCATCATCGAGTACGTGAAGACCGGCCCCATTAAGCTGTTGTGTGGTGGCGTCCTCATCAGTGGAAAATACGTGCTGACAGCCGGACACTGCCTCACGGGACCCGTTTTGCAAATTGGCACACCGTGAGTGGCTTTCTTCTTTTCAAACTCTACTTTTTTAACCTCTACTTGCGTTCTATCGTAAGATATGTTTTGTTGATCTTTCTAACACTTTGACGTCAGATAGAACGGTCATAAAAAGTATCTTAATCATTTTACAATTGACGCAAACCTAGGGCCGCCATCACCGAAATTGTCGACGCCGGATAAACATGGGAAAAATCCCGGACATTTGGACGAAATATGGGTATTTCTCCAGACacctcaaaaaatatttttttcaataaaataataacattgttataatttttttaaaagcccTTGACGGACCGCCCCCCGACGCCcttcaaactaggacaaatccgggGAATTCCGGACAGATGGCAGCCCTACGCGAATCCATATACACCGAACACGAGCAGTATGCTAAATCTTTCTTTATACCTAAATTGTTGCAGAACAAACGTCCGCCTGGGAGAATACAATACGAAAAACGACGGCGCGGACTGCGTGACGGTAGAGGCTGGGGGGATGGACTGCACAGAGGGAGCGGTCATCGTGCCCATAGAGAAGACAATACCGCACCCGGAGTACAACCCCATCAGCAGGACGAGGAGGAACGACATAGGACTCATCAGGCTGAAGGAGATGGCGCCGTTTACTggtatagttttgtttattaacacTTTAATTAGATTACCAAACAATGCAGAATAATTGGTGGAAGAATATTTATATCTGCCCGAATAGCAGGGTGCAATACCccccatagtggcctacgtaaatctgttgcgttccgggaccagTCTGTGTATGTCCGAGTACAACCAtaccggcataattttgtcgactcacgaagggtaatcatttctcatagAGTTGCTATCTAGACCGAAGTtatataccatcaggtgcagtgggttacGTTTCCATGCCTGGATATAAAGTAGCATTGCTGACACGCCAAAGGTCTACTGCGGTTGTAGCCAACCCAACTCCAATGCCCTTTTATACACTTAACGTGTTAAAATGAGCGCTAAGAACCGTCGCTACAAGCATATAGCACACACAACAGAACTTGTTCGCATCGGCTACAACAAACATAGcgtttattttccttattactGTAGCGTTAATTTTCACACCTATGTGTGATTCCGCGGCCTTTTTGTTGTCATTTCGCAGTAGacgtattaaacattaattatttctcGCGACTCCAGCTGCGCTTACGCAAAAAGATTTCAATCCAGCTCCGTGTCAAATTAAACTGGTTTCTGTCCGAACAATAAAGACAGTTACCGTgattattaattcattaataaattgcCACTTGCAGATTTCATCCGTCCCATCTGCCTGCCAAGCTTGGACCTGACGCAGGCTCCGCCGGTGAACTTCACGCTGTACGCCGCCGGTTGGGGAGCTGTCAGCACCTCACAGCCCAGCAGCAACGTCAAACTGCACGTCCAGCTGCCGTTCATCAGTTACGAGGTGATTTTTGTTGTTCTATTTATCTTTTCTATACGGACCTACAATGCTTAAACCACGGATTTAAACCTTCCCGCTTTATAGACTGATTCATATAAGAGAacgtagaaataaaattaaacaaattataccttattttcaaaaacattatcgTTCAAATCTACCAACACCACGAAATACAATAGAGATTATAAAAGTATCAGTAgatatattacaaactttaattACACACTTAAAATTGCTTAGCCAAGTCTACTCTTGATAATTTTCTAGCCAACCCAAACCTCAGTTTAAAGGTTACTAACAATGAAATAATCCATCCATTCATTCGCAGCGATGTCAGCCGTCGTACGCCGTACAGAACAGACAGATCGAGTTGTGGGAGAAGCAAGTGTGCGCGGGCGGCGAGGCTGGCAAAGACTCCTGCAAGGGTGACTCCGGAGGTCCCCTCATGTTCGAAAACGGGCAGACTTACGAAGTCATCGGCATAGTCTCTTTCGGACCGACGCCGTGTGGAATGCAAGATATACCAGGCGTGTACACTAAAGTACACTCTTACAAAGATTGGATAATAAGTAACATAAAGCCGTAGGTTTTGATAATGTGGTCATTGTAAATGAGATTACGTAAAACTATTCAGTTCGAAGTGTTCTAATTATAATCCATATTTACGTCGCTATAAGGTAAAAATCTTACGAGTCAAACTTATTTAtgagcaataaatattaatgaagataatattaatgatcaagaaataataaagtaagttatcgttatgatttcttatgtttacgcgaatgttagacattgaaataaaactatttcgcattcaacaaagtcttcgaaacgtcgggagaaaattgtaatacaaaaacGCGATTAATTccgaaaaaaatagttttatttcaatataggtAATATACGACATAAAGGATGAACtctcttaaatataaatagtgtagtgtttttatatttttttacaatttacataagtttattcaaagtaaaacaaaacattcttcACTATAGATAGCATTATAACTCAATATActcattatttgtttaaaatgctTACTAAAGTCAATTcgaatgtgttttatattttaacgctattatatgtcataatattaataatacacgTTTAAGTTATCTTCAAAGAAAACACTTATTTAATCTAATCATAGCTTAAAATGGTCGGTTTGctgatgttaaaacccgccatagtggctcacgttagtgtgtcgcgttccaggatcagcctgtgtataatccggttccaactggccgggataattgtatcgactgtcgaagggcaatcatctctcgtctctaagttttttaatataaatttcaactttgcTAGCTCCACGCgttctttaaaaaaatggctCTTGACAGACAGAGAGACTGACAAAGGTGATCCTGTAAGGGTTCCTTTTGTAGTacggaataatatttttgaaacttaTTAGCAAtgattaaaagttaattaaatttatcaataaagttACACTAttacgatattttaaaataatgttgggATGGGATGATCTCAATAGCCCTCCTtgataatactataattttttattaagattctAAATAAGATTATGtggtaataaactatttttataaagtgtTCTCTTTTTATTGATTGACTCAACTGGCCCGCTAGATGTCGTCCTTTCCTAACTATGAATATTCATATCAATCTGCATCTTTTCGTTTTGTTGCTTCTCAAAACCATTGTGGTAATCAAGTGATATTTCAATCAATCAACTATTTTCATTGAcgcatattctatagacacgaacgtccctataaactatttgttcaaaatctgatctaaaatggcaattaaaacgtcactgttataacctatttattcacttgaacaacaaataattttacttatttgacatttttttcaaatccaggtttacacttagactcgagttcttatatcacgACCGCCACTCCCTAACCaacacaagctgtcaatattgaacaTACTAAAGTctgtttgaatggattgcagttcaattcagttgaacactgTGATTAGGATGTTTGGATCGCCAAATCtattacgtagtacatatatgtcgatgatcatttatttacttgtgATACAAGGTAGTTACattgtttgaataataaaataagacgTGCTCTATGATCAGCTTAATATTGGCATACAAGTCTtgcttaaaaaatatgtaacatatttataaagatattaagCAGTATGGTCTAAAATTCTTCGTCGATCCAAGtggaattaacataaataataatgatttcttatgtttacgggaatgttagacattaaaataaaactgtttttcgatttttttcccggttttttatacttactatagttttctcacgacgtttcaaagactgcagcatttatggtcacgggaggactgaggtgttggtcgtccgaaatgttattacaatatttacctacatttcactatatttttatcGTTAGCTGTTAACGGTTCGGTCTACGCAAAATGAGCCTAGGTCTTGAAATATGACAGCCAGTCTTTGggttaagatttatttattataaaacaggaTCCAAGTCTTTAAAACGCATTTTTTCGTGGGCCCGTATATAACTctcaattttacataatttcgaAGGTTGAAAAACACAACATTGTTGTcttgagataaaaatatttcctcagCAAACAGACTGCCAAGTCTAGACGCtagaaaaaacaatttcaatataaaaccaatttaaaacacaaactaCACTCACCCCTGGCATTGGTCGCGGCGTCGGCTATCTTCTGGAAGGCGTCCAGAAAGGCTGCGATCGCGACTAACGCCGATCTGGGAACAGACGGTATGATGTTATTTTCATGTGTGAGTTTGATTTCTTGAGCGTGAAAAACATAGCGTCAGTTGCATTGTGCTATGACTGTCATGCAGAGGTTTTCGGTTGGATCCCCGTGTCAAGTAAAGTGGTTCTGAATTACGCCAAAATATCAGCAGCAGTGACGAAGGGCTCATAAAAGCCCATTCCTGGCGGATTCTCTTTAGTATTGCGGATTTGCAGAGCGTATccatacatattagtacctaagaATACTGTACGTCgggttcctttttggaaaataaattcacccttcgctactaaTCAGCAGCATACTAAGGCGAAACCTAGTGTCAGCCCAAAGTATAGAATATATGCCTGATATAGCGACAGGCTTGATCCATATGACATGATGTGACGatgaatacacacggcgaaaattGGATGCACtaatctgcctacccctttgttGTTATAAGGCGTCAAAATGTCTTTGTAAATTACTGCCGTGGTAATCTAGAGGACAGTAAGTCGAAGGCGGCCAAGTTTTTAATGAATGATTTGGAATGGGCGTCATACGAACTTTCTTTCTATCTACGTTTCAtacaattaagtaaattaaaaatgctttttattgtttgataaacagcagtaagaacaATGAGATCTAGTTAACTATGTAACAGAGCAGAACCAGCTTTTCTGACTTCTGCCATCTCGAATACCAGAACAGTATGAATACATAATGACATAATAGAATGGCAGAATACCTTACTACAGTACATGTAGAAGTCATTTTTAGAGGCAGTGACAGATTCCCACGTCAATTCCGTCGACCGTTATTACCGCATCATCAATCACGTGTGCATTGATTACGTCGTGGGTGAAACGGGGCGACAATTGGCCTCACTCGGCACGGTTTCATGAACACAAACAGACTGCTGGTGACACGACTTACAATGTCTCATGTGGACTATTCCCGAATGGACAGATTCGCTCAATTTTCATATCATAGGGCGAATATTGATATGTTTCGAGGTTTAAATGTCGACAATTCGTGACTTACTAAGTCCGCTCAGTTCTTATCGAATTGTATTAACTAAAAAAGATAACTATAAAAGATGAAGATTTTGATTACAATCAATTGAATTATCAATAATTTAGTCGACTACTAACCTAATTACTATTTCGTCTCTTTTACTGTCCAATGACTTGACGTAGGGAAGAGATTGACTTCGGTAGGTAATAATGCTTTAGAAGTAGATGACGCCACGGAAAAATTTTGGTGAGCTTTGTCTCTATTCGTGTTCCTACTTTTCAGATAGAGCCTCATCGAAAAGAAGGACTTTGGACGTCTATGCATGcacttcataaaaataaaaactagaatATGCAAGTGGAAAGGACTTTCTAGACTTAGGACCATGCATGCACTAAccatcagaaaaaaaaattagaatagaaagaaagaaacatttattcgcacacTATACTGGGACGgacacaaatatttacaacaaggtacaaataaaaagcaaaaatacaTAGAGGATTCGGGCAACGTGTATCCCATGATACTGCTGAAAGGTTCCAGTTCAGCACTCAATGCCGGGCAAGGTGTGCCTGGCGCTGGTATGgaatatataacaaatacttaCTTGAGAGCTGAATGCAGTTTCGTCGCCTTGGATATGAACTCCTCCCACATCGGAGTGCTGTTCTGTGAACAATATTAAcagaattaaaatcaataaataaatagcatggCTTGTATATCTTCAGATTCCCTGTTCGATTATCAgcgtttttatattgatatgagATGAGACACTTTGTGTTCTTTGcatggttttgttttttatacgggtaacgcaatgtgaccccacttcacctgataataagtggattgggatccaatagaatgtcgactgacgagagctgattacccctcggcagtcgatacgaTCATGCCGGCccattggaaccggatataaacaggctaatcccggaacgcgacatacttacgtgggccgtcGTGGTGGGTTtgaacacaatataaaatatatcctaccactagcaaaaaaCCGCCGGTCTTATCATGTACTGCGTGTAATTAAAGAAGTTACGCGAGTTATCCTAAACTTAGCTTAAGTTTTAGTCTGCAATCGTcgataaataatagtaaaaccACTGACCAACGTATTTTTGAATAGCAGAAAAACCTACTTACAATATTAcccaaataaaagaaataacacacATTACCCCACAAACGACAATTCTACAAAAACCCCGAAATTCCTCGCCGAATCACAACGAACAAATTCGAACCCTAATTCGAAGTGTTTAGAGTTTCGAGTGCTCCAACATCCATAACCAATTATCCGTTTACGAGACATCTCAAGGTAGACCGTACAGGACGGCGGCAATTTGTCATTATATGTAATGTTCGTGCAGGTAACAGAGTTATTGTAACACGATGTCAATTATGCGACCTTATGAATGCGACCAATGTTTGACCAAATCTTGGCACTTAAGATACCCAACATTTGTGTTTCATCGGATAGTGATTGCCGTagaacatcatcatcatcattagccgcaggatgtccacttctgaacatgggcttccccaaaagatttccagattgacctattgAAAACGGCCTGCATTCAGCCGTACTCATAGCGAAAATAACATCCCGGCTGATTACAACAAGTTTCCAAATAAGTTGTTCTAGACTATGGACCTTGATAATAACAGCCAGCTTAATTGTGACACCATCGAGGACATCGACATTTCTCATTTAAGCACTGCATTTCCTTATTTACAGATAATTCAGACACagccagtttttttttacccGTACGTAGTATTCCCAAAGGAGTTTGACTCAACTTAAGATATTATAAACTTGTGGATCTTCTTGGCAAACGAATCAACatgaacaatttaaaatatataaagtgttTTGATGGTATTTTACAAACTACACCAGCTCTATACGATCGAAACTTTTCTCCTACTGAAGGAAACTTTAGTCCGCCACACTAGCGACAGCGAGTTAATAGACCTCAGATGaatcctgagagggttgtgcacacGTACAGGAATAGAGTTTCTTCttattttacaagtaaaatataaCAAGTAAAATTTACTTCTCTAAACTTAATGTAACTATACACACTGTAACGAATTTATGcctttaaactgattttagaATGAGCAACAACTGGAGTTTCTTGGCCGATCTTCTCTGGTGGGAACTACTATCTAACTTGTTATAACTTCACCCCAAGAGCTAGGCTTGacgtgcaactagggcacccacctTTTTCCAACCAACTACGTAATCAtgaattattaaagtattttcatCCTCTTAAACGTTCTCCAAAGACAAAACGTTTTTTATCAACCTTTTTTACCAAAGATAATCAGAGCCCTTCCTCTATTTATAGAACCCTTCAAAGTAATGTCATAATTTCAGTAATATGTCACGGCGGCAGCACAAACGGTCGGCATCTCATCTTTGATGAGTTTTAACTCGCCCTAATTTTTGGATGCGTCATTTTTAACGTGTATAAATAACGGCTCAATTTTGTAGTGGCAGCGTGTTTAGATTGTGAGGTTGTGGGTTCGATTATGGGCACTAGCAACTGAAAATTTGCCtgtaagggtaggcagagacagTACCTCTGATTCTGATACTGATACACAAATAACAGATTTTGCATTTATCTTATACTTAACTaagtaagatttattttgtattaatataagttCTCACTGATTTATAATTCATGAAAGGTAATTAATTCTGAAATTACACGCCTTATTGCATGCTGTGATTACCTTAATGTGGTTGTGCATTTAGCTTgatttacatttgtataatctttttgtaaacgttttaatgtattaattgttggtaatcaaaataaaataaataaaaaatatcgatataaatcttatcccaaataattttaatgagttCAAATGAGGCTTGTCCAATCATAATCGAACCCAGACTCCTAATCACTGCCCATACGCTTCCGAGCGACCAATAAACCAAGTAAATTGCCGAAGTTCCTCTACACCTGAAAGCATACCACCAAAGGGATGATCTGTTGACTTTTCCCACGGCGCGATGCACAAATGTCGCGCGCATGTCAACCCGTCGTTTGACAGGACTCCCTGCGCATGCGACGCATttggtgataaaaaaaaatgtacaagaCATTTCTTGTTGATaataaaatggatttacaaCACTAAATGTGATGGGATGGATTTATTGGGAGTGCTGAGGTCTGCGCGATAACAGTGTGAATTTAGGCGGATATGTTTTTGTAGGCAGGCGCAGGCCGGCTACTGTAgggagaaatatttttttatgtgaaatactAATAACGATATATTCTTTTCATTCTATATGTCAcacaaagttaaatataaatagttatataaaaatgagcATTTTAAAAGTCAtatcatttcaaatattgttgaaATCAGAATTATAGGCAATCataaaaatactcaaaaaagcggcgatagcctagttgggtgtggaacggactgctaagacgaatgtccgcaggttcaaatcccaagggcacacacctctgacttttctaaaatcatatgcgtattttttgtgaatttatcgttcgctttaaccgtgaaggaaaacatcgtgaggaaacatctgagaagttctctataggaatttcgaaggtgtgttaagtctaccaatccgcactaggccagcgtggtggactaaggcctaatccctctcagtagtagaggaggctcgtgctcagcagtgggcaagtatataatacagggctgatattattattatacacaaagACTCTCCTGTGTAGGATTGAatccgtaatatttttttcaatcggCTCAATCCATTGGTGCACGCACCCAAATTGCACACATCTCTAccgatacaattatatttttattgatactaAGTATAAAATcctaatatcaatttgcccgacctaGAAAATCGAACCCAAGTCTTCAGcgctgcagtcataccgtaaaccagctacgccaccgaagcattCAATcctattcaatttaatttattttaatattgtacctACTACCTTATTCtatactgcaataaaaaaaaaacaaatcaaccCTAAACAACCGACGACGGTACTAATCACACAACACGTAAACCATCGTAAAACTTTCATCCGGGTCGCGAGCATACCAGGCGGGTTAACGAGCGGCCGCCGGGTACGCGTGGACGATGAGCTCGTTACGACGGCAGAGCGACGTAAACGTCGCGGTTGATGTTATTCAATGATTGAGATGGGAATTTACGGGGcgttttaagaaattatatttgaggAGATTTAGCTCGCTGCTTCGCGGGAGTAGTggcattttattatgtttgatttagagatataaaataaactttatgttaCTCGGAAATAGGTgtgttttattcttataaactaacgcccgtattcatagacgtttttatctaaggacggagcaaagctgtgataacaagtctgtttcagtgctgacggcatggcagccttcgcagtgcgtagacatagcgccgttgtgattggctaatattgagacaACAATATTAGGCAAtcattgctccgtccttagataaaaaaaacgtctatgaataaaggtaAATGTGCAGCTCAAGTTAAAGTATCTTTATTATAAGTGAGGATTTTGgaacagtttttaaaataatttaggccGTAGATTGAACATAGCCGCACTGGACTTATTAAGCtacatacacaaaaatataccaaaaaatcCACTCAACAAACCTCAACAACCCAAATTCCAACCCGTCATCCGCATACCTCGCATCTCATCTAAAACAAAACGGCTCAATCGCAACCCGTACAAGGCGCAATTAACCCGTCGAGGGGTGTCGCGCACCCTCGGCACACACACCCCGGCCGAGCCGGCCGCGCCGGGCCAAATTGTCGTGTCCGGGAGCGTTCGTCCGCGATAATGGTTGTGTGGTGACGTGGGGTTTATACGTGACGATACGATATCGTGGCGAGATGTCGGATACATGATTGGAATGTGAAAGTCtttccccttattcatagacgttttttatctatgaACGGAgtgttgtgataacaagtctgtttctgaatgctgacggcatggcaaccTTCACagtattgagatacaacaatattagtcAATTATAACAATCGAAGGCTgacatgccgtcagcactgagaaacaaacttgttatcacagctttactccgtccttagataaaaaaggtctatgaataaggaggtttaTCTTAGCAGTGATGTCGTAATGTTACTAACTATGTTGCTTCTTTGTATCAAATGTTTTAAGAATCAAAGATtctattgataatattaattatcaaaacCCATTAATACACACATTGGAATATCTAAATATACGATCCCAATCATAGCCCCAAAGTCTGCTACTAAAGCCTTTTTGTAGGCTAAAATGATAACCGACAGCCCATCAGCCACAATACCAGATGATCGTCTCATACCCACACTTTTACAAcgaatcattttaaatatagaatacgaAAACCgtacattcgaaatttaaaaaagatcGTAACGTGTAAATCAAGGGTTGCAAGTCAACGACCCGCGGCGCGCCTTGTTAGGCAAAGCGGGCACACAGGGCCCGATGATACTTCGCGTCGAACGGTTAACGCCAAATTGGTGCTCGCAACACGCGGCACAAGAGGCCTCGCTAGCTAGTCACCGGGTTATGTGAAACAATCCCGAGTGCACTGAAGGGTTGACTGAGAGGCTTAATGGAATATTCATTTGCATCTTGCGAGTACGCCGTTACGGGGGATCGCTTCATTCGTCTAATTCAACAGGGCTTTGCAATGGCATCGAAACTCTTTAGATTTTCGTTAaccaaaataacttttttatctcttgaaattaaacttcttttcggattctatcgcggtattttcTATCTCTATTTTTAAAAGAGACATTTAATATGGCGGATATGATGCTGCGTTAAAATTTATGTCAAATCCTAATCTTATAGGAAAATATATACAGCGAACAATAAGCTATATCGATGATCAGATAATAAAGTAGATAATTGAATCAAGCAGCTCACGATCGTCGTAGGGTACAAccactataattataattgtagaaTGTAGGTAGACATTGTAACTTTACCTTTTTTTAGACGACCCctccgtgactatgaaggctgcaaagtcctcgaaacgtgggagaaaataaaaatttattacagaaaccgcgatataatccgaaaactagttttattttaataaaatgactatCATAATATTCAGCCACATGAATACAGAATCAGCTACAAAATCTCGGACAATCTTTTATCCTATtgcaccatcatcatcatcagccgcaggatgtccactactgaacatgggcctgccaaagatttccagatcgacttattgTAAGCGGCTCGCATCCAGCGACCAGCGACTTTTACGAGGTCATCTgaccacctcgtgggtggacgtacGACACtacgcttgccagttcgtggcctccactccagaaccttcgtgccttatcggccatcagttctgcgagctatgtgccctgcccacagCCACTTCTATATTATTTCATG
Encoded here:
- the LOC115449911 gene encoding phenoloxidase-activating enzyme isoform X2, whose amino-acid sequence is MANLVYVLLLASYFCFVSGQSCTTPNNGKGTCKSIYECEELLKLVYKKDRTQQDTDYLKKSQCGFMGNTPTVCCPNPCITPQGEPGQCVSIYECTNLANLLKPPITADTYNYVQKSRCQGADQYSVCCGSAPNFPSSGDCKASVSAFPPDPKSKCCGVDSRVGNKIIGGNATDVDQYPWLTIIEYVKTGPIKLLCGGVLISGKYVLTAGHCLTGPVLQIGTPTNVRLGEYNTKNDGADCVTVEAGGMDCTEGAVIVPIEKTIPHPEYNPISRTRRNDIGLIRLKEMAPFTDFIRPICLPSLDLTQAPPVNFTLYAAGWGAVSTSQPSSNVKLHVQLPFISYERCQPSYAVQNRQIELWEKQVCAGGEAGKDSCKGDSGGPLMFENGQTYEVIGIVSFGPTPCGMQDIPGVYTKVHSYKDWIISNIKP
- the LOC115449911 gene encoding phenoloxidase-activating enzyme isoform X1 — translated: MANLVYVLLLASYFCFVSGRASPADDAIRYPGEVEPKVRSFGTGESCTTPNNGKGTCKSIYECEELLKLVYKKDRTQQDTDYLKKSQCGFMGNTPTVCCPNPCITPQGEPGQCVSIYECTNLANLLKPPITADTYNYVQKSRCQGADQYSVCCGSAPNFPSSGDCKASVSAFPPDPKSKCCGVDSRVGNKIIGGNATDVDQYPWLTIIEYVKTGPIKLLCGGVLISGKYVLTAGHCLTGPVLQIGTPTNVRLGEYNTKNDGADCVTVEAGGMDCTEGAVIVPIEKTIPHPEYNPISRTRRNDIGLIRLKEMAPFTDFIRPICLPSLDLTQAPPVNFTLYAAGWGAVSTSQPSSNVKLHVQLPFISYERCQPSYAVQNRQIELWEKQVCAGGEAGKDSCKGDSGGPLMFENGQTYEVIGIVSFGPTPCGMQDIPGVYTKVHSYKDWIISNIKP